tgtcaccctctggccgaatgtggcgttcttgcccaaggtgcttccactagcccactccaatcggcctatccagctggcacgctttaacattccacaggagaacggcacacctgagttgctgtgccctgtgcgtgccctgagggcgtatattgatgctacggcctgtatacgacagtcagagcagctcttcgtttgccatggcggcactaggaagggtcgtgctctctcgaagcagcggctgtcccactgggtggtggataccatcacatgtgcctatggggccagtggccgccccccgccatcaggggccagatgccactctacaagaggcgtctcaacatcgtgggctggatggacatatccagtgctaaagcaccgcctctggcggtcatccgggactcatagaaccgtagttacagccgtaactatcgttttagAGTATTATTATTGTCTTTTGGGTAAACTCCTTTAACAATGAAGAATAAAACATGAACAGACACTGACAATTGACATTCATATCAATGTgcccagtagaaatacattcttGAAATGCTTTTCAGTATCCTGGGGGATTTTGTTTGGTATTCAGGAAGAAAACATATCTGTGTTTCTTATGAAACAAAGCATATGGGTCTATCTTTATGTTTTGGGGCATTACCAAAGCTTGCAGAAAAGTCACTTGATCCTTGAATTATATATTTACTATATTTTCTCTTTCTGTCCTCTCTGCCTTGTTGTACTTTTCTCAAACCTTATTTTCAACACCTGTGcaaacacactcaaacacacacacataagtaCCTGTGTAACGTGGCAGCTGATTGTAGGAGCCATACTGCTGACAGGCAGATTTCACAGTTTGACCTGCAGGAAGTTAAAGTTTAGTTCCGCATTTTTAAGGTTGGTGAGAAAGATATGTTTCATCagttattcttttttttctacACCATTTTTGCAGTCTTgattagttagtttttattaAGCACAACAAGTAAGATAATCTACAAATTTACTTTTAAGTGCAAAATAATTCCCAAGCTATGCTCAAAAGAAATACCTCTTTGAGTAATGTCTAAAAACAGTGGacaaaaacacacattcaaCATAAAGACAACATTTACGGAAaacaactaaattaaaaaaggaaTTATAAAAAACATTGTCATGGCCATGATAAAGTGCAGTAAAGGTTCAGTTCGAGTTTAGCATGTTTTGCCCTTGGAACAAACAAACCCTTATTTAGGGACGTGCATCTCTGGCCAGAAATACGCTGAACACATTTCTCAAAGACTGAATGCTGAATGTTCAACTAAGATCAATTGTGTCCTCTGCTTAAGTTCCATGTTATATTTACCTGATAAAGAAATCTGCTTTAGTGTAGTATGCTCAGACATGAACTCATAAGGCTATATCATTTACAATAGTGTCTGGAGCACCTCCAGTTTGTCTATGTCTGTCTGTAGAgttgaccacaacattgcaGCCTTTTGGAAGACGCAGCATCATTATGTTGTCTGGCACGGTCAGATTTCCCTGACTGTGTTTTAATACCAGACTGTGGCTCCTgggtttctctctctttctctttcagcATGTGTTTGATCCGGTAGTTACATGGTTCACTCTAAGTGCATATATAAATAAGATTTATTAGGAGGAAGTCATCCAGAATAAAGGAGTTTGAGAGGTCGTGTTGTGGTCATCTGAGTGGAGGCAGGAGTTCAGTAGTTGGCTTTGGTCAGTTTCCATCTGCCTCTCCCTCTCAATCTCTCTGTTGGAGCGCTGAGGTGAAGTCGGGGTCATTTGAGTTTCTAGAGAGATTGGTCTTTCTTTGTGTTTTTACAATTCTAGATAACATGTGTCTATTAGTTTAGTTTGCTGTCAGTGCAGTGTTAGAATAGTCTTAAAGGTGTTCAAGCTTCAGCTGCccacacttcttcttcaggcccTTATCATGTACTTTCCATCCAGCAGAGTCACATTTCAGATTCTTTCTAACACGTCCTTTGGCATCTTTTTATAATTAGAATTGCTATGTTTGTCAGAAGGGCCTCTCAGCAGTAGGGCAGATGTTGACTGACGGGTTGAGGGTGCTGCCCTTTGAAGGACGTGGCAGAGTGAACTGATACCGCTCTGGACAAGTGATTTAAACCGATCGATGTTCGATCGTCTGACAGCTGGCTAAGCTGCGGGTGTGTGCGCTGACAAAGATGGCTGTACTTAGGTACGCTCCACTGCTGCCATTCACTTCTCCTCTGCTGGGGGAAAGATCAATAGACGGTCATCCATTCAAACGGCTGTTAAAAAGCAGAGCAGCACTCGGGGTGTCTCAGGACTTTCAGCTTGAGTTGATCCAGAGACCACCAACAAGCTGTGAACTGTTTTAATTAATCAATATGATTCTATGTCAGTGCCAATTTAACACTGTGTTCTTGTTCTAATACCAAATCACGTGTTGGATGTAGAGCCAAACCCACccatagatttgtttgtgttgttAGTGTATGCCATAGCTATAAAGATACAAAAGAAAACCAATTGGAagtcatgtttttaataaatgtgtaAGCATTTggtacttttgaatacttttagAAGAACTCGGTACTAAAACTGGTTCAAGTCACAATCATATTCATACACTATCAAAAATATCGGAAAATACAACTTTCTTTTTTGGTGACTGCTTCCACTCAGAAACTTCCACTTAGAAATCTGATGGACAGTTATTGTCAAAACTGTTTATAATGTGATTTGATTGTGccgttttattatttgtatgcaattcatttcttattttagtTTTTGCTAATGAGGCTAAATGTCACTTGAGCAACTGGTTCATCCTTTCCTTAATTAGTTTCTCCATGAACGGATTATTTCATAAGTACAGAGCAAAGTGCAGCGCATGAGTAAAACGTGAAACTCTGGACACATTCAGCTAAACCAGGTGTATGTAGTAGCCTGGATGATGGATGCCCTTTCCTGTTGCGATCACACACTCTTGGACTTCGTAATGTGAAAGAGAAATGTGAGCTTGTGGGTTCTAATTTGTATCACAGAGCAACATGTGGTTGCGCTAAAGTTGATTTATACAGAGTCTGCAGGCAAAGCTGTGTTTTCTGTTTGTTATTAGATTCTACAGCGAGGACTGTCAGTTGCTATTTCTTCAGGTGTTGGACCTCGGCCTCCATCTCCTGTTATCCGTCTTTATTTCCTCTGGTTATCCAACTCTCTTCCCCTCAGGTCTCTCCCTCTATCTTTCCCTCCATCGCTCTTCTCTCCCGCCCTGTGATCTAATCGCTGCTAACTGGCTGGTAATGAAGTTGTCATAGTAAAGGACGTCATGTCCACTACCTGACTATATTATGTTTCCTGGTAACGCTCCAATTCATTTCCTGGAGATGAGCGGACAGAGAGGAGGGAAAGCTGCTAATGGGATTTCTCTCTTCATGCTCATTGATTTTGACTTGAGTTGATGTCTTCTCTGTTAATGAATGTGAGTGATGAGCTCTGTGCTTCAGTGTTAAGGGGGGCATCTGCCAGGATGCTTTAGTGTCTGCCGCATATTTGATTATACTGATCTGGGGCATGGTTTGTTTTACAGCACATCTCCCTCCAGGCTTATCAtctttcctctcctccatcTCAGGAGAGCCGTCAGTCTGACAGCAGCATCAACAGAGACTAGATGATGCTGCTGTCATGCTTTTATACGTTTGTTTAGCTTGTCTTTCAGTCTCTTTGCATCAGTAAATGGTCATATATTTAAGAAAAAGTGTATTTTGGTGATAACGCGGGTTATTGTTCAATCCATGGAGAATTGCATACAGACCATATTCGGAAAGTGTGCCTTTAAACCAGACGTCAGGACTTGCATACGGTTGTGAAGTCACGTCTAAACATAAATAGGTAGAAAGTGACTCTACATTGTCGTTAGTCATTCTCTGGCTGCAAGAATCAGGATGATTGATGACAAAGACATGGAAacactgaccaatcagagcagactaggCTTTCTCAAAAGGGTCAATTAAAGAGCCAGGCGCTAATACTCAGGGTTTCTGGCTGAGggaaaataaaggtattttgagATGGCCATTATTAGAAAAATAAAggggttttttaaatattaaagcatgtaaaatTGTATAACACAGAGCCTGAAAATGAGCCTGATGCGTCTCCTTTAAGAAACTGAAATACAGTTGGAGTGAAACAGCTTTACATCCAGCAGCTCCACCATGAGGCCCTCACTGACtttgtctcctctcctccttcccCAGGTGAAGGTGAACATCCTCGGGGATGTGATCGAACAAGGCACCACCAACCTGAGGATCGACCCCTCAGGGTTCAGCCCCCACGCTGCCATCTACTCCATGCGCCCAGACATCCGCTGCATCATTCATGTGCACACTCCTGCCACGGCTGCTGTGAGTTCAGGTTCCACTGTGAAGTGTTCAAACTGTTAGACAATGGCTGTCAACGCAGCTGATTAACCTGCAGACCACCTGAAGCACTTTTTGATCTTGAGTTGTCtcagagaggtttagaaacTGGAATGGTGTAATTGTAAACTTGAATGCAAAGTCATAATGATTAGTAAACAGACATTGATATGGGAAGTGTTTTTGATATGCAACAAAAGGGCTAATTACAGATCAGTTCAGTGTATTCCTCACAGACACATCTAACAGACTCGGATGAATAAAACAGCTGTGATACACCTGTCAATGCGTCTGCTTTCTTCTCACTTTCCTCCTGCTTAAGGTGTCCTCTATGAAGTGTGGCATCCTGCCGATTTCCCAGGAGTCTTTGCTCCTGGGTGATATCGCCTACTATAACTACCAGGGCAGCTTGGACGAACAGGAGGAGCGCAGAGAGCTGCAGAAGGCCCTGGGGCCAACAGCGAAGGTAACAAAACCAAGCACTGAGGAAGGTTTTCCAGCTGGGTTCATCTTCCTAAAAGGAAAAGCCTGTTGTAAAAAATAGCTTCATTCACTTCTTGCCTGCAGTTAGATAAGAACATTGGTCTAGCTTGGTATTGACTGCACAAAGACATGTAGAGGATGGTATTGACTTTCCCACCCAATCCAAAATCCTCGCACAGACAGCAGATGTAGACATGAACATAAGAAAACATGCTTAGGAGAGGAGTGTTTTTGTTTCTTGTCATTGCAGTTAAGAATGATTATCAGGGTGGGGTTGATTTGGAGGATGAAACAGCAGCAGGACTGTCAAACCAGTCCTGATGTCAGTTACCTTATGTGCCTGCTTCTATCTGTCCCTACATGTGCTTCCCTGTGAGAGCATCTTGCTATTGGCTTTGCTTTGTAATGATCAGAGTTCAACAGAATTTAATTTGGCAAAAGAAATAGGGAATTTCCAAGTTCTGTTGACATCATCTGGTCCGACCCTCAAAACAGATTATCTTTAGTTAGTACTAGTATTATTGGACATGTCTGGCATCcctaatctgtgtgtgtgtgtgtgtgtgtgtgtgtgtgtgtgtgtgtgtgtgtgtgtgtgtgtgtgtgtgtgtgtgtgtgtgtgtgtgtgtgtgtgtgtgtgtgtgtgtgtgtgtgtgtgtgtgtgtgtgtgtgtgtgtgtgtgtgtggtgtgtgtgtgtgtgtgtgtgtgtgtgtgtgtgtgtgtgtgtgtgtgtgtgtgtgtgtgtgtgtgtgtgtgtgtgtgtgttacaggtgTTGGTGCTGAGGAACCACGGGGTGGTTGCTCTTGGTGAAACCGTTGAAGAGGCCTTTCACTACATCTACAATACCCAATATGCCTGTGAAATCCAGGTAGGGACAAACACATTCAACTGTTGCTGTTTTGGGAATCTAGAACATTCTAGCATTAGTGCTAAATATAATCTCCCCAATGCCATTTTAACATTTCAGCACTTTCACTATTTACTATTAAAACAGCACTCCATAGGTCATAATCTCTTGCCTCGTGGGTAATGTTGTCAAAACAGTCTCAAAGCGATGAAGGGAGTAAGTAGctgaaatgttgtttttgaTATCGGTCCAGCGCAGCACGTAGAAAATGTTGTTCTTCCTTTAATTTATTGAGCCAGTCGGAAAGAATACAGAGGATTCCAGGACGTCTGCACCAGGCAGGAGAAAATAATGACTATTATATAAGATATATGTTATCGAGTGCTGTTCAATTTCTCTCTAGGGGGTACTTTTGTCAATAGTGTGTGGATAGTTTAGCTGAAATGCTAGCTTAAGGTAACAGTTACATGGTTAAAATGTCAGCTTACAATAACACATGATTGTTGAAACATGGCAGTAAGAATCCAAACTTAATCCATCCAACATAAACACAGACAGTTTAACTGTATATATATCCACTTGTATATCATTTATTGTTGAATAATATCCCGTTTGAAATCTACTCAAAGGAACATAATGTGTCGCATACCTACAGTTTGTATCAGGATATGTTTAGCTATCAGACATGTTGTCACATGCTCTGAGGAATGTCATCATGTATCGTCGCTTGTATCAAAGGTATTGTTACAGTTTGTGTGTTTGCTGTTGGACTCTTGCGTGTCTTTGTGTTCACTTGTAGAGGATTTTAGAGATGTAACAGGCATACCAAATCTCCTGATTGACTCTCCCCGCTCAAGCAAAAGAAAACATTAATCCATCCCGCCAAGCCCAGCTTAATTTCTATAAATAAATCCCCCCACCATGTTTGTTGTATGCCATGTACTGTATATCCGTTGGTGCTACTGTAGCTTTAGATTGAGGGGTTTCCCATTTTGGTGCAATGCTGCATATTCTCCCTTTCAATCGATGATGATATGCACCAGATGTAATGCTATGAAAGGTGTCTTTGTCtttgtttgtattttattaGCCGCAGTGGATGCTCACAGACATTGTCCTCTCTTTGTGATTGTAGGTAAAGGCCATCTCGTGTGCTGGCAGCGTAGACAACCTGATAGTGCTGGACCAACAGAAGTACAAATCATCGACGCACGACATAACCACAACAGATATCAACATGTGTGGCCAGTACAAGTGGAAGTGTGGCGAGCTGGAGTTTGAGTCTCTGATGAGGATGCTGGATAACCTGGTGAGTCCACGGACATCAAACTGAGAATATCCCACATTCAACACAAACACGCTGATAGGAAAATAACACTTATCAAATGACTCGGGGTCATTAAGCAACTTGATTGGATTAACCATGTTCACACATGTTGTGTGTTTTATGAAGTGAGAATACTCAGAGGATTTCTTTTCCTTTGTTGACATCATGATGTGGCCTTTTGAGACATTTTAATACAAAACAAGTCCTTTTAAACTGATTTTGTATCAATTGTATTAAACGTAATGTCTGTTGGCTGAATGGCTTTGTCATTCATtacaaatagaaaatagcaacaCAACCTATTAGCATTGCTTCAATGTATTACATCATGTTGTGCATGTCCTCTGAAGGTTACCTCCTTTGGGGTTGTTTTAATAATCACTCTTGTATTTATTGAAATCAACTAAAGAGGGTCTAGGTAGATACAGAGTTGGAAAAGGGCGCCCCCTACAGAAAGTAACGTGTATTATCAGAAAATACAGGGGACATGGTTAGGGTTAATGCTATGTGTGGGTACAAATGTCATTAAGTAAGCACAATTCAGAAACCGCTTGAGGAGGGAGAGATTTAATTTAAAGGACACAATTATACACACTAATGTTGCATCACCACAAAGAGATGTGGTCATTGGGGACTGTCTTCACTCTCTCTCCGTCTGAGCTCCTCTTCTTAGTCTCGTCACTGCTTGTCACCTTCTTACACATCCGACACTCTTCATCTCActtatttctttgtttttctgctCTTTCCTCTTTTGAGTCACTGCCTCTCAGCACTCTGAGACTCTAAACAGGGGTGAAATGACAGTAACTCCTCTCCACATCCCTTACTAGCAACAGGTTTACAGATCCAAAACACGAGCTGATTAAACGTGTAGAAAATGGGCGGCAAGATGTTGCGGGGAAAAGAACAGCTCAGCTGACTGTCTGCATAAAAAGAAGGGTGTCAATTCAAGTTAAAAGGTCCACTGTGACAATGGCGCTGACATGAATAGAGAAGGTCTAAACGGAACTTCACTGTCAAGCCGAGTGTGGAAAAACGTTCTGACGAACAGCAGGACCAAGTGAGAGTTCAGtgacggagagagagagggggagatgaGAATAAAGAGGAGAGGGATGACTGGTGGAGGGGGGATGGAGAGAGAGGGTCAGACAGGAAATGGCTCTCTCGCTCTGTCCTCTGCTGCCAGAACCCTGTGGTCACACcactgtctctctttctcttccatTTCACTAACTGCGACACGGGCAGCTCAGCAAGCGTTACAGGAAGCAAGAGTCACAGAACAAATGCTCATTTCTGATCCTTCTGGTGCAAAAATGAAACACTGAATGCATCAGTATGCGTGTATAATGAAGTGAGCTACGATCTAACACCATTTATAATTCTCGTGGTGTAAACAGGATGGAGCACAGGTCAAATGGGGACTGCATAAACACATCAGAAAAGAACAAATGCATGAATTAGCCTCCATTGGATTATTTTTCCCTGGTCATTGCAAAACTTTAAACTCATACGAAAGGAAACGGACTAATTGTGATCTTGTTTCCTGCGTCAGGGCTACAGGACGGGCCACGCCTACAGACACCCCATCATGCGAGAGAAGCCCAGGCACAAGAGCGAGGTGGAGATCCCCGCCACGGTCACAGCGTTCATGTTCGAGGAGGACGGGGACTGTGCCACGCGGCTGCCCTTCAAGTtccagcagcagcggcagcagagGGAGAAGACGCGCTGGCTCAACTCGCCCAACAGCTACACCAAGGTCAACGTGGAGGGGGGGGAGGAGCAGCGCTACAACAGCAGGACCaccacggtgtgtgtgtgtgtgtgtgtgtgtgtgtgtgtgtgtgtgtgtgtgtgtgtgtgtgtgtgtgtgtgtgtgtgtgtgtgtgtgtgtgtgtgtggtgtgtgtgtgtgtgtgtgtgtgtgtgtgtgtgtggtgtgtgtgtgtgtgtgtgtgtgtgtgtgtgtgtgtgtgtgtgtgtgtgtgtgtgtgtgtgtgtgtgatgatttGAAAGACATGAGGTATTGTTTTCATTTCTAAAGGTTTGGAGATAACTGATGACTGATCTTTTTCCTAAgggtttaacatgtttatttacattcatgATAGCCTGACTTGTCATCCAGTTTAGTGTACTTGAAAGTACTTTGTTTTGACTGGTTGATCCTGAGTGGTTACAACTTGATACCAGGTCGCCATCTACTGGCTGAATAAAGAACTGCATTTATTTTTGATTCAGTTGCCCAGGTTCATGTTTCTAGCTATTTAGTGCCTTAATGAAAGTGTTATATAAATGGGTTCTCATATAAATTGTCTCAGTAGAGTTCATACGTATATTTACAGTTTTGGCTGGTTTATGTTTTGAACAGATAGTGTTTATCTTACTTGTTTTCACAGTGGATGAAGGCTGAAGAGACAGGAACCCCGATCCGGATCGAGGACCCCAATCAGTTCGTCCCTCTCAACACAGATCCCAGTGAGGTGCAGCAGAAGAGGAACAAAGTGAGTCAAACTCCTCTCTTCTCTCAGCAGGTTTTCACATCTGAAAGTCCGAACAACATTCTTCTTTTGGTAcatcttgtaaaaaaaaaatatatatatatttatttgtaaagcgctttgagcatctggaaaagcgctataataaatgtaaggaattattattaattcattaattattatatatatatatatatatatataatatatataacctATGTGAGCGGTGTAGACAGGCTCTCCCCTCCTTATTTGACATGTCGACACCAGGACTTTTTTGAGGAGATGCAGTGTTTGCCAAAATACAAACTGAAACAAGACAGTGTTCATTTCTCCTCATGCAGTCTGCTCTGTGTGCGGGGCATATACcgtctctttctctctcgctGTACCAACAGCTTCACTAAGCTTTTCAAAACTGTGCTCCACTTCCCCTATCATTTGATAGCGTGGCGAAACTTCCTGTAACTATTCCAGAAGTCTGAACCATACAAGAAACGTTTAACATTCAATACAAAGTGGTTCAGTTATCTTCAGCACAACACCACTTCTTTATGTAGGTCCAAGATTCAGCATTCTGGGTCAGACGAGGTTTCACATTTGAAAGACACAAAACAACGTAGGTGTGAAAGGGCCCTCAGTGAGCACTGGACCATACAGGTTGTTCAGTCATTTATATTTGAAGTCTGAATGGTCTTGGCCTCAGTTTTAAATCAAAGAAAGTCACGAGTAACTTTTCCTGATGACGTCATTGTGTGTTTTGTCCTATCtcagatcagagagcagaaccGGTTTGATATGATGACGTCCGGGCCGCGCTCTCAGCACCTTGCAGGAATCCCCATTGATGAACCGCGACGGGTAGGGGTTTCTTCCATTTTCATAACTTCAAATcaacagggttcgtacgggtgcttgaaatccttgaaaatgcttgaaatttgacgtggtgttttcaaggttgggaaagtgcttgaattttgggaatggtgcttgaaattgagataaagtgcttgaaaatgtaaatgctttacttttacaataaattgctgtctgactgaatagttcgctttttagattaaaagaaaataattgcttcgcttctacataaaacagctccgctgcaccttcccgcgctatgcgcgcgacctgcaagtgtgtgtgttacgtgtgacctgggcattctgatgagagagatagatgactgtgtgccaggaggttgcagtttcaacgagcgttggctagcagaagacaaatacaagccatggctaagacgagggtcaagcccacgagtagcctcctgcaaagtttgcaaacataacgatgggagagtctgcgctgacgagccacatgaaaggtacgccgtagtagagcattttagattaggctaacgttgcatgttacgtttgtttaagctaacgttagcgagctgaatagcgaactccatgagggataataataattgcaggggacaatcatttcaggctaatacgctaccagaggtggagaagtactcagatattgtacttgagtaaaagtagaagtactcagatattgtacttgagtgaaattataagtactcagatcttgtacttagtaaaagtagaagtactcagatcttgttcttgagtaaaagtagaagtactcagatcttgtacttgagtaaaagtagaagtactcagatcttgtacttgagtaaaagtagaagtactcagatcgtgtagtgaaattataagtactcagatcttgtacttagtaaaagtagaagtactcagatcgtgtacttgagtaaaagtagaagtactcagatcttgttcttgagtaaaagtagaagtactcagatcgtgtacttgagtaaaagtagaagtactcagatcttgttcttgagtaaaagtagaagtactcagatcgtgtagtgaaattataagtactcagatcttgtacttagtaaaagtagaagtactcagatcgtgtacttgagtaaaagtagaagtactcagatcttgttcttgagtaaaagtagaagtactcagatcgtgtacttgagtaaaagtagaagtactcagatcgtgtagtgaaattataagtactcagatcttgtacttagtaaaagtagaagtactcagatcgtgtacttgagtaaaagtagaagtactcagatcttgttcttgagtaaaagtagaagtactcagatcgtgtacttgagtaaaagtagaagtactcagatcttgttcttgagtaaaagtagaagtactcagatcgtgtagtgaaattataagtactcagatcttgtacttagtaaaagtagaagtactcagatcttgtacttagtaaaagtagaagtactcaggtcttgtacttgagcaaaagtagaagtactcagatcgtgtacttgagtaaaagtagaagtactcagatcttgttcttgagtaaaagtagaagtactcagatcttgtacttgagtaaaagtagaagtactcagagtgtaggaatactctgttacagtaaaagtcctgcattcaaaatgttcctcaagtgaaaatagaaaagtattctcatcaaaatatagtgaaagacagtaaaagtagtatttgtgcagattggtccatctcagaataatatatatgatatgttttataatgattgatcatcaaagtgttctcaaagctggtgaaggtgcagctagtctgaagtactttgtagactgcagggtagctggtggatttactccaggtggaactaaagtctgatttaacacttgattacatttaccatcattcatccacatctgtgaagtaactaaaggtattaaatacatgtagtggaggaaaagtacaccatgtacctctgaactatagaggagtagaagtacaccatgtacctctgaactgtagtggagtagaagtacaccatgtacctctgaactgtagtgcagtagaagtacaccatgtacctctgaactgtagaggagtagaagtacaccatgtacctctgaactgtagagaagtagaagtacaccatgtacctctgacttgcgttcactaccaacctaaaagtacctcaacaattaatcaataatgtattgaaaagttatttggctgattgttttatattggctcagccaggtatatgggaggcccagtctacgtacagatcactaattttaaaatattaaacttagttttctttactttaattttgcatcctcgtgtagaaggctatcacgaaacacacatgtggttgtttatagcataaagaacatctgatttaatgtgaggtagggaaataatcatttgagtatgtgtatataaatatgt
Above is a window of Pseudochaenichthys georgianus chromosome 1, fPseGeo1.2, whole genome shotgun sequence DNA encoding:
- the add3a gene encoding adducin 3 (gamma) a isoform X2, with amino-acid sequence MSVENHQGVVTTPPPPNGGTKERYFDRVDVNDPEYIRAKNMSPDLRQDFNVLEQKKRVTQILQSPAFKEELEGLIQEQQRKGNNPAGLLALRQIADFFMASSVAGFNASPLSLGMVIPINDMYGVESTTMVKGEKLARCKLASLYRLVDLFSWAHFSNSYLTARVSKEQDHIVIMPRGLSFAEASASNLVKVNILGDVIEQGTTNLRIDPSGFSPHAAIYSMRPDIRCIIHVHTPATAAVSSMKCGILPISQESLLLGDIAYYNYQGSLDEQEERRELQKALGPTAKVLVLRNHGVVALGETVEEAFHYIYNTQYACEIQVKAISCAGSVDNLIVLDQQKYKSSTHDITTTDINMCGQYKWKCGELEFESLMRMLDNLGYRTGHAYRHPIMREKPRHKSEVEIPATVTAFMFEEDGDCATRLPFKFQQQRQQREKTRWLNSPNSYTKVNVEGGEEQRYNSRTTTWMKAEETGTPIRIEDPNQFVPLNTDPSEVQQKRNKIREQNRFDMMTSGPRSQHLAGIPIDEPRRPYVPTEEEQMVPLPPNPFSELSEKNVERRQLGPSDGEHELTSDDGSSLSQSLSLPQSLQSTPAKEDNHTGLMNGKEDHGDVDTDLCKRVSQLTTSVESVEITVRSSEKIKEALSPESSPSKSPNTKKKKKFRTPSFLKMNKKKEKTEA
- the add3a gene encoding adducin 3 (gamma) a isoform X3, with product MSVENHQGVVTTPPPPNGGTKERYFDRVDVNDPEYIRAKNMSPDLRQDFNVLEQKKRVTQILQSPAFKEELEGLIQEQQRKGNNPAGLLALRQIADFFMASSVAGFNASPLSLGMVIPINDMYGVESTTMVKGEKLARCKLASLYRLVDLFSWAHFSNSYLTARVSKEQDHIVIMPRGLSFAEASASNLVKVNILGDVIEQGTTNLRIDPSGFSPHAAIYSMRPDIRCIIHVHTPATAAVSSMKCGILPISQESLLLGDIAYYNYQGSLDEQEERRELQKALGPTAKVLVLRNHGVVALGETVEEAFHYIYNTQYACEIQVKAISCAGSVDNLIVLDQQKYKSSTHDITTTDINMCGQYKWKCGELEFESLMRMLDNLGYRTGHAYRHPIMREKPRHKSEVEIPATVTAFMFEEDGDCATRLPFKFQQQRQQREKTRWLNSPNSYTKVNVEGGEEQRYNSRTTTWMKAEETGTPIRIEDPNQFVPLNTDPSEVQQKRNKIREQNRFDMMTSGPRSQHLAGIPIDEPRRPYVPTEEEQMVPLPPNPFSELSEKNVERRQLGPSDNHTGLMNGKEDHGDVDTDLCKRVSQLTTSVESVEITVRSSEKIKEALSPESSPSKSPNTKKKKKFRTPSFLKMNKKKEKTEA